The sequence below is a genomic window from Penaeus monodon isolate SGIC_2016 chromosome 14, NSTDA_Pmon_1, whole genome shotgun sequence.
AAGTATATGATAATCGATCaagaaatgacaacaaaaatatattatcagtTAACAGATTTGACCCCCCttttagatatatgattataaatccctctttcacccccccccccccactctttgaCACCCCTCACCCATCGACCTCCTTTTAATAAATAGTCGCTcacctcctcactccttcctccctcccctccttctcctcccccctccccctccaatctcCGCCACTTTGTAATAAatcgtcctcccttccccccccctccttagtcCCGACCCACTACCCTCTCCCTTCGACACAGTAACTCCCTCCCACAACcctcgaccccccctcccccttccttcctcgtcacccctccccctttcgaaAATGCGACCAATATATATTTTCGTTCGTCTTTTGTTTACGCTTCCATGGCAACTCTGCGGATGTTCGTTGTTTTGAAGTTGTTTCTGCTCctgaagttgttgttttttgtagtctttgttgttttttctgctgttgttaatttcgttgttgttatttctgctaTTGTTGCttctgctattgttgttgtttttgttgtttctgccagtgttgtttcattgttgtttcatcgttgttgttgttgtttcattgttgttgtttcattgttgttgttgtcactgttgttgttgttgttgttggtgttgttagtgTTAGTTgtgatggtggtgaaggtgatgaagaatgataatgataataataagaaaaagaaaattagatttgCAGGAGGagctgagggagaggaggaggaagaataataattagaaatgatagtgataataagaaaaaaaagaaagaaaaaggtggtaatgtagaagaaacagagaggagaaaataaacagatgatggagatggaagaacaaaaagatgagaaaataattatgcgcaaaataagaagaagaagaagaagaagaagaaaggagaaaaaaacaaagatacaataaaaagaaaactaaagcaaacaagaagaaagaggaagactaagaggagaagaagaaagagactagagaagaagagagagaagaaacagccCCCTTTTCCGAGGCCGCAATCGAAATCAAACAACGGGAAAAAAACACTCAATGGTTTACAACACACTTTGTGTCCAACTCGCAATTTTATTGTTACatctcttgttattgttattgtctcttGATACACGCTTGGTCAATGGGCCAAGACAACCACGCGATCTTCTGCGAACACTGGTTCAATATTTCGGTCTTAAACGAATTATTTCTCATTAAAAAGTGGTGTAGTGTGGCCAGAATTAGATTTGATTGGCTTTTATTATCATGGTCTTTGATGTCATATATGAATCTGATGATTTTTAGAATCTATACGCCTATCTGCTCATCTATCTATCGTTCACTTTATCTATGGTCTGACCGGCTCTACTCGTAACATCTGGTGGCTTCTGATGCTCGAATGATATTGGATATTAACAGTAatgctcttcttttctctgtcttcacccaccttcctttctctctctctctctctctctctctctctctctctctctctctctctctctctctctctctctctctctctctctctctctctcactcactctctctctctctcactctctctctctctctgtcacacacacacacacatacattctcactctgtctgtctctctctctctctctctctctctctctctctctctctctctctctctctctctcgctctctctctcctctcctcccctctctcaccctccctccccccaccagtcTCATCTTACCCCCTCCCTCGAGCGATTTCCTTTCATTGTTACTTATTTCTATGTCACGGCAGCTGTTGCCACGCTAACCTTAGagtcaattattactgttattgtaaccTCTTTCCCGCCTTATGTGGCACTGTTGTGTTTGTCAACAGGAAGATGCCGTCATTATTAAACCACGCATGGATTATGTCATCTTCGAGGCATTTGTCATAATCGGGGTCTACGGCTCATAGGTCGCGGATTCTGTTTTGATTTGTATTGTGTGCTCCGTGTGTGTGGcatctttgtgtgttgtgtgtgtgtgtgtgtgtgtgtgtggtgtgtgcgtgtgtgtgtgtgtgtgtgtgtgtgtgtgtgtgtgtgtgtgtgttttatgtgcgcATACGTGTaaaggtgtgtctgtgtgtgtgtgtatgtgtatatgtgtatgtatgtatgagcatgtgtgttattttgtggtgtttttgtacgtttcattgtatatgtatgtatgtgtttctgcgtgtttttatgtgtttttgtatatttgtgtctcGTGTGCGTGcttctgtgtgtctatgtatttctctgtgtatgtttctttgtgtgtgtgtatgtgtgtgttttcgtattcgtgagtgagtatgagtgtgtaatatatgtttgtAGGCGAACTGGGGCATATAAAAGAAACTGGAGACAAACATGTTTACAGAGAAAGTGAGAACACAGctgaagaaaatttaaatacacTCAGAGCaacaaacaactacaataactataacaacacacgcacagaaacaacacacaaacctacaTGTACGCGCActagcacaaacacacattcaccaatccatccagacacacacacacacacacacacacacacacacacaccgtacacacacacagatgaagcCAATAAACACTTAACATTccatagcgggggggggggagcgcgacAGGGGgcaggaaagggtgaaggaaggaaggtctcacgccctccctttcacccccccccccccgcgccttcCGTTCTGCCATCTTCCCTCAATCGACCTCACTTCTGGAACTAATCTCATCCGCtatcttcatccttttccttcctttcctttacttttttcctcttctttcgtcctttcctctcccccttccacctcatcttccttctttcctcatcttcctccttccctccttcctccacttccacttCATCTGCCattcccttcttcatctttccccttccctaattctctcctccccttcctcttcgtctgtctttccctcctcacctttattttccgttctacttcttccttcattctctccccccctcgcacttccctcctttatcccttcctctcttttccctcctccttcctcccccctcacccccatcaacCACGttcctacatccccccccccccctcaccccggaAGTGAAATATAGGTCAGCACACAAATGGTAAATTGGCCATACAGTCCCATAGTAGCCTGGGTTAACTGCCTGTCAGCGGTGTCAGCCGAGTGAGTGTCAGCCTTTTGGAACAGGTTAAAGGacacagaggggagggggggggagggagggggggaagcttTGTATTTTGACCTTATGTTATGTCACTTATTtctgtggttattgttattatgttataattattatctttgttgttattgttagtatggttgatatcattattatcattattattattgttattattatcatgtcatcattgctgttgttgctttttgttatttttgctgttattataattatcattataatccttattgttattactattgttgttattattatcgtaattattatcattatcattactattatcattttttttaattatctttatcaccattactattattatcatcatcatcgttatcatcatcattatcataactatcatcattattatcattatcatcactatcatcatcattatcatcgtgtatttatgcatgtctgTAACGATAATCATTACAGTTATCTCATGAGCATTCAAGTTCCTTTTACAATTCCCCATATTACCCTATTTTGTCCAACCAAGTTATAATACTGGTAATGAAGTAATCATATAATCAcgcaatatatattctatatacatgaatatgtaaataaatatatatatgtatatatatatatatatatatatatatttatatatttatatatgcacacacacacacacacacacacacacacacacacacacacacacacacacacacacacacacaccaatatatatatatatatatatatatatatatatatatatatatatatatatatatatatgtatatatatatatatattttttttttataatatatatgtatgtatgtatgtacagacagagacacacacacatacacacacacacacacacacacacacacacacacacacacacacacaatatatatatatatatatatatatatatatatatatatatatatatatattcatatatacattcatatatgtatatatgtatgtatatatgtatatatataaataaataaatatatgtatatatatgcacatacacacacacacacacacacacacacacacacacacacacacacacacacacacacacacacacacacacacacacacacacacaatatatatatatgtatatgtatatatgtgtatgcatatattttgcatGTGTACACATCCACGAACGGATTGCTGTGCCTCTCGCGACGGTGGCCCAGTGGGTTAAGGCGCCTGTCTCGAATCCGCAATCGCGGAGCCGAATACGCGGTTTCGGGTTCGAATCCCGCCCGGGGCTGAAGGACATGAAAGCCTCcgggcatccccccccccaaaaaaaaaaaaaaaaaaaaaaaaaaaaacttgaggcctcggtggccgagcggttagatcatcggactcaagactgtcacgaaggcaatctgagttcgagggttcgagtcaccggcctgcgcgttgttcccttgggcaaggaacttcacctcgattgcctacctagctactgggtgggcaagccagaacaagtcagtgcggtccccaaacccgggtaaatagagagggttggcgtcaggaagggcatccggccataaaaagatatatgccagaacctgatcatggtgaccccatataaaaatgggataaagctaaggagaaaaaatgtatgcatatatgatatatatatatatatatatatatatatatatatatatatatatatgtatatatgtgtatatatattatatatatgtatatatatgtatatatatgtatatatatatatatatatatatatatatatatatatatatatatatatatatatataggagagagagagagagagagagagagagagagagagagagagagagagagagagagagagagagagagagagagagagaataagaaccaTTCTTCAATAGTAAGGAAAACATActgtacacataatatacataatatgcggTACACTCATAAAACCCAActaaatatcattatccttttaaaaaaggagtaaaacgattaaaaaacaacaagcaaacagaaatatgtaaatatcttTCCTTCTAATGTTGGGAAAAAGACGAAGATATCAATTATGTGAAAACCAGCGAGCCATGACCCATATGACAGACTCGCCGCAGGTATTACGTAGGGGGTCGTGTGGTATTTACACAGGAAACCTCGACAGACGGAAGACGCGTTGACGGCTTGGTTTCTGCTACTTCTGCTGTGGCTTTGTGGCTTTCAGGTGATGAATGGATCTTATGAATGGGGAGCAATGGGGATATTAAGAGggttgtatgtgaatgtgtattatgcagtatatatatatatatatatatatatatatatatatatatatatatatatatatatatatattacacacacacacacatatatatgtacatacatatgtgtgtgtgtgtgtgtgtgtgtgtgtgtgtgtgtgtgtgtgtgtgtgtgtgtgtgtgtgtgtgtgtgtgtgtgtgtgtgtgtgtgtgtgtgtgtggtgtgagtgaggtgagagagagagagagagagagagagagagagagagagagagatagagagagagagagagagagagagagagagagagagagagagagagagagagagagagagagagagagagagagagagagagagagagagaagaaaaccacattaaacaataacagaaaaataaacaaagtaccAGAGTAtcggcaagaggagagagagagagagtacaataCATCACTCTTACACCTCAGCAAAATGCAAGCGGAACAGAACGCAGCCACACGGTATGCCCTTAACGCACTGTCATTACCGCAAAGACTTGGCAATTTTAGAGTTCATGCTACATAGTTGTCTGTTATCTAGACAGCTGTTTATATGTGTAACGAGCTTTGTCGTCAAATGGTCATTGATTGATAAACGAGGAAGGCAGATTGTCTATATCTATTGTCAAATGAAAGTAACTGGCCGTAAAAAATGACAACGGATATAATCGCGTAAGTTTTATGAGTCCATAAAAAAAGGTATACatttaatttatcaatattcataatcaaaggaatttgataattcatgataaaatggtctttatcattactgttgattTAATTACCAGCATCTTAGGAGATAATGCTATCATTGTCTTATAGAAATTAGCAACGTTATTGATAGGAATAAGAAATGGCGACAATGGTGACTATGATGATACTAGTGTGATAACACTGATAGTTGCATTACCATCACTGTTAATAATAGGGAAAATctcgataataaagatattaacacTGATTACGATATTGAtagcaatatatgtgtatatatatatatatatatatatatatatatatatatatatatatatatatattgcatatatatatatatgttatatatatatataataaataatatatatatgtatattatatatgtatatatataatatatagagagagagagagagagagagagagagagagagagaggattggcgtcaggaagggcatctggccataaaagatatctgccagaacctgatcatggggaccccatataagaatgggataaagctaagaagaagaagaagaagaagaagaagaagaaaaagaaaagaaaaaaatgtatgcatacatgtatgtatgtatgtatgtatgtatgtatgtatgtatgtatgtatgcatgtatgtatacacctcaAAGAAGACGAATCTATCGAGAGGAAAAGAACGTGCTTTGCGTGGTGCCACCTGCTTGCGGCCGGAGTCACGGACAGATGCGAGCAGGCCGGCGTCCCGTTACCAAAGTATTCACATGGTCATGGTTTCAGGATACAATctcaggggacaaaaaaaaaatgtgtacagttcttatagatatctatatatatcagtctgtctattAGTAGGtgtacctctctcttcctttctttctcatatatgcacatacacgtgtgtgttcatatatactacatatgaacGTAAGATGCTATTGCGCTGACCCTAACGCAGGCTCTTCAGATTCATTAACTGATCTCTATATCTGCAGATGTTGCGGTTGCTCTTCGTGATGGGGATTGTCTTAGCGACGCCCTTGACAACATTCTCGCTCCCCGCCGAGGACACAGAGGTCGCGCAGGACCAAGAGGGCTTACCAGAAGTTGAGGCCCTTCGAAGACGTCCTCACTGGCGCCCGCGCCCGACCTTCCACATCGAGAGAACCACCGTGCAGAGGCCGGAGGCGCCTCTCTCCGCCGACATATACACGTCTGCCCTGAACACTATTCAGCGAGAGAAACTCCCGCTCGAAGGACCTGTCCGGCTGCTGCCTCACAGCACTCTGCTCACCGATTATGTCTCCAAGGAGGCATcgtcggcggaggaggaggagcctgCGCCCCAGGGACCCATGCCGGGGCGATCGCCAGAGAGAAGACCCCTTCCCCAGGCACCCGTGCAAGACAGACCGCTGCCTCAAAGACCTCTAGCGACCAGCCCTCCGGCACATAGACCACTGCCGCAAAGACCTCTGGCGGATAGTCCTCTAGCACAGAGACCGCTGCCGAAAAGACCGATGCCACACAGACCTCCCTCAGAACAAAAACCTCTCGCCGAGAGACCTGTCGCAGCGAGGCGTCCCGTGGCCAGACCCGCGGGGGACAGTGAGCAGCTTGCCGAAGGAACCTTTGGGTTCTCATCACTCTTTCGGGACAGGTAACACGGCAGCAGTTTCACAaaactattgataatgatggcaTAACATTGGGGATATATGTGCTGATACACCGATCTGTTATCAAATTATTAAACcgatgtcataataataattcctgtCGACAGGGTGAGGCGACCTCTTGCTCGACGTCGGAGGCCAGTTCAGCCAGTGAGAGGCAGAGCCAGACAGCCCAACAAGCGACCGAAGGTACTGTACTATATTGCCAAATTACTGCTGCCTGCTGCGTCACAGGCATAGCTGTCacggaaaacagataaaaaggttGTCACCATGCTATTCGCCAGAAAATAATGcactaaaattatattacacaatCATGTATCAGGTTCGATTATTAATTTGGTGAGAATAACGTGTACGAAAATCATGTTTATATTTCCAGCATTTGTATTTAAACTCAAGCGGGAAGGAATTCCCTGTTACCTGTTTCGTTtaccaacgatgataataataatgatgataataataataataataatagtaataataataatgataatgataataatgagagtaataataataatgataactataataataataataataataataataattataatgataatgataataataacaataataataaaaaaaaataataatgataataataacaataataataataataataataataataataataataataataataataataataataataataataatgatgcttatgctaataataacaataacaatgagaatgataatgataatgatgataccaataacgataataataatattaataataaaataaataaataaataataataataataaagataatggtaatgatcataataatcatgaaaagatattgataacaatgatgacgatgatgaatatGTTTCTTATTCTTTGCAGCATCGCAATGAAACTCATTTTAATTTGATAAAATGGTCGtttaatgtgtgtctgtgtttttgcatTTTCGTGTGCGAGCTCTTATCAGGGTATCTTTCTACTTGTGTATGATGGTGCGTTtaggtgtttttgtatgtttttatgtgtatatgtacatgtacgtgtatttGTGAGTCAGTATGTGCAGAAGGTAGACCCTGgaaatatgtacgtatgtgtacgtgGATGTATAGCTGTGATGGATGATCTATTCATCTGGCAATAACACCTGAGATGAAATATTGAATCTAATTTCATATCCGTAGGTTTAGATGTTTACCTTTTATCTACAGTTACACCATTACCATAGCGAAccaaaattaataatgttaaGACCCGGCATTGCATATCGTGAAAGGGTCACATTGCTTCCTTTCCATCGACAGGTGAGAGTGCAGGCTCTGGCTCCCCGCCACAAGCCCGGCCCAAAGCCTCGCCGCCCACAGCTGCCCCCGCCCAAACCCTACAGACCAGCCCTTCCGCCCTCAAAGCCAGCccgtcgccctcctcctcctcctcctcctgcctcttctcCACCACGCCCTCCGTCGCCCACCTTGCCACCCACCGCAGCCACCACCCCGTCTACGACCACGCAGGACCCCTTGAGTGTGCATAACCTGGCTGGGCCGCCCTATTTCGACACCATCCCGCCCGAGGTGCTGCTCATGGACGAGACAGTCACCGTTCCTTCGCTGTCGTCCACCACCAGCGTCACCACAACCACCGTCCCGCCTTACATCGCGGTGAGTTATTCGTGAGCCTTTTTCTTGACAATCAATAATGACCATAGATTTCTatgtccttttctttcctctttcccttctttaacCTTCACTGTGACGAGTGATCGAAGACTTATTCGCAGGCTGTCCGTGCCTGTTGATGGGATCATTTAATTGACATCTTTTTTTAACTGACAGGACTGGCGGCCAGTGTCCACCTCCAGACCGAGATTGACAGAGACGACCTACAGCACAGACGCCTCCTTCGACGGACGACCACCACACGGCCAAGGCAGGGACGAAGAAAAGGACCTCCACGATCCCCATGTAGGTTCTCACTGGCACGAGGGATCCCAGCGGGATGTGGAGTCGCACCGCGATCTGTCCACGCACCGCCAAGAGGATTCCCGAAAGGACAAGCACCCCAAGCAGGACACTCACAGGGAGAAGGACGTCGACGATTCTCACTGGAACAAAGGCATCGGCTGGGAGATCATGGGGGACCTCGACTGGTACAATGAATGGACCAAGAACTGGAATAACGACTGGAACATCGACTGGAGTAACCGGTGGTTCACTGACCCTCCTCTCAAGGACACAGACGCCCCACTGAACACTTTACCCACGGATCCACCGAAGGATTTCGCTGGCACGAGCAGCCCACGACCCACGTTCACACCCACCAAGCCCCCGAGCACATTCGCGCCATCAAACCCGCCGCAGAGATTCGCACCCACGGATGTTCCCCAGCGATTCACGCCCACAGATCAGCCACAGACTAACATCCCGAAGAGAAATGATGGTTTTCAGAGGCACCCGGACGAGCCATGGAGAGATACCAGGTACCAAG
It includes:
- the LOC119581078 gene encoding LOW QUALITY PROTEIN: serine/arginine repetitive matrix protein 1-like (The sequence of the model RefSeq protein was modified relative to this genomic sequence to represent the inferred CDS: inserted 1 base in 1 codon); this encodes MLRLLFVMGIVLATPLTTFSLPAEDTEVAQDQEGLPEVEALRRRPHWRPRPTFHIERTTVQRPEAPLSADIYTSALNTIQREKLPLEGPVRLLPHSTLLTDYVSKEASSAEEEEPAPQGPMPGRSPERRPLPQAPVQDRPLPQRPLATSPPAHRPLPQRPLADSPLAQRPLPKRPMPHRPPSEQKPLAERPVAARRPVARPAGDSEQLAEGTFGFSSLFRDRVRRPLARRRRPVQPVRGRARQPNKRPKVRVQALAPRHKPGPKPRRPQLPPPKPYRPALPPSKPARRPPPPPPPASSPPRPPSPTLPPTAATTPSTTTQDPLSVHNLAGPPYFDTIPPEVLLMDETVTVPSLSSTTSVTTTTVPPYIADWRPVSTSRPRLTETTYSTDASFDGRPPHGQGRDEEKDLHDPHVGSHWHEGSQRDVESHRDLSTHRQEDSRKDKHPKQDTHREKDVDDSHWNKGIGWEIMGDLDWYNEWTKNWNNDWNIDWSNRWFTDPPLKDTDAPLNTLPTDPPKDFAGTSSPRPTFTPTKPPSTFAPSNPPQRFAPTDVPQRFTPTDQPQTNIPKRNDGFQRHPDEPWRDTRYQGHSPGNRRYHEVPPRSPSNHNTPSGNRNYQETPQRGINHQFSSPGVRVPQEIPRRDTGYQANLPGNREYQETPQRGTVYPSSPSGNRPPKDIPQRITSYQHVSQGTRRHPEPPHRGRRPXPQGPSQVPTRHNGHQGIPPGRPEENTRRTFHRPSQRRQGSSEHPAQTRPSVVGPPRPPPPGTVSGAAKIRPVYTPRRPQAPGTAPRLPPMVHGSSRLGRPMPQQPAAASVPGPAWRPRRRIIHI